A section of the Lathamus discolor isolate bLatDis1 chromosome 6, bLatDis1.hap1, whole genome shotgun sequence genome encodes:
- the STYX gene encoding serine/threonine/tyrosine-interacting protein: MELAKPAFPALPQAKEDSEDWTYPMRREMQEILPGLFLGPYSSAMKSKLPILQKHGITHVICIRQNIEANFIKPNFQQLFRYLVLDIADNPVENIIRFFPMTKEFIDGSLQSGGKVLVHGNAGISRSAALVIAYIMETFGVKYRDAFTYVQERRFCINPNAGFVHQLQEYEAIYLAKLTIQMMSPLQLERSLAVPAGTTGSLKRMHEEDEELGTVHVAAAQNG; this comes from the exons ATGGAGCTCGCCAAGCCGGCCTTCCCCGCGCTGCCGCAGGCCAAAGAGGACTCTGAG gattGGACCTATCCCATGAGGAGAGAGATGCAG GAAATTTTACCTGGGTTATTTTTAGGCCCGTATTCTTCAGCTATGAAAAGCAAG ctACCTATACTTCAGAAACATGGAATAACCCATGTAATATGCATACGGCAAAACATCGAAGCAAACTTTATTAAACCAAACTTCCAACAGTTATTTAG GTATTTAGTCTTGGATATTGCAGATAATCCAGTTGAGAATATAATACGATTTTTCCCCATG aCTAAAGAATTTATTGATGGAAGTTTACAAAGTGGAG gaAAAGTTCTTGTCCATGGAAACGCAGGGATTTCTAGAAG tgctgccTTAGTTATTGCGTACATAATGGAAACATTTGGGGTGAAGTACAG GGATGCATTTACTTATGTTCAAGAAAGAAGATTCTGTATTAATCCGAATGCTGGATTTGTCCATCAACTTCAG GAATATGAAGCCATCTATCTAGCAAAATTAACCATCCAGATGATGTCACCACTGCAGTTGGAGAGATCCCTCGCAGTTCCAGCTGGTACTACAG GAAGTTTAAAGCGAATGCACGAAGAGGATGAAGAACTTGGAACCG